In the genome of Bacillus thuringiensis, the window GAGGGAGAAATTTCCTTGGAAAATAAAATGGTCGAATACCGAAAGAAATTTGGACTATCTCAAGAAAAACTGGCTGAGAAACTCGGGGTTTCCAGACAAACCATTATCTCAATTGAAAAAGGGAAATACGATCCATCACTTCCGCTAGCATTTGAAATAGCGAAAACATTTCAGACAACGATAGAACATGTATTTATTTATGAAGGAAAAGAAGAGGGGGAATAGGGATGAATTATTCACAAAAGTACTTTGTAATTATGGGTGTTATTTTTCTATTTATGAGTGGATTTATGATATTAACAGGTATAATGACGCATTCTGCACCACCAGCTATAACGTATCCATTGCTTGGAATGATGATTATGAGTTTCTGTCTAAGCTACTTACACCCGCAATTTAAAGAAAAAGATGAGCGAATGAAACTCATTCGTTATAAAGGAATGTTCTTCAGTTTTTTTGCGTTAACGGCATATTATCTTCTTTTCTCTATTGGCTTAAACTTAAAAATACTTACACTATCTGCTACTGAATTATTGAATATACTTATGGCACTTACGATGAGTACCGTCTTTATCTCATTTGTTGTTTTGGCAAAAAGATATTAAGATGGAAGAGAGAAAGGAAGATTAACATATGCAAATGATGTATGCTTTTGGCATTGGGCTTGTATTATTTTTAGCTGTATTCTTATTTATTCGTAAAGACGTTCAAGGCGGGACGTTAACGAAACGAGGATTTTATAAAATGATCGGCTGTTTAGTTGTTATGTTTATAGCGATTATTGTAATGATCGTTTTAATAAGTCAGTCACTATAGAATGTAAAAACGGAACCTTACTTCGGTAAGGTTTTTCTTTATTGTTCGACCTAAAAATTACCACTAAATCCATTTACTATAAATTACTTATATTATATAATCAAATTAAATGATAGATAAGGAGTGTAGTATATGAATAAAAAAACTATCTTCTATTTATTAACTTGTCTACTACTTGTAGCTAGTACTACTTATATAATATGTAACAAAAGAGAACAAGTGCCACCTATATTAGTATCGGACGAACAAGAATACTATGTTACAAATGAACCTGCCAAAATAGAAGAAGTTGGGCAAAAACTTGGCGAAGTAACAAAGAAAATTAAAACAAGTAAAAAACCTACTAAAAATAGAGAACCTAATACATTACAAGAGAAAACAGAAGTATTCACAATGATTGAGGGAGAAAAAAGTGATTACCAGCCTTTAATCATAAAGGAAACTTATAGTGATGAATATAGGGTAGTGAGGCCGATGTTGAAGCAAGTATTATGATGAAAAGGAGATTCTTTTGTAGACATTAATTTCGTATCCGTGGGTGTTAAGAAAAATATTTGTCTTTTTCCTCCTATCGGTGCTGTTTACATTTTGATGAATAGAGGAGCGATACAAAAGAGAGATTTTATATTTATTATTTGCTGCTATGAATATATCACTTTGGTTATTGCTTATGATTTTTGATTGGAGTATGTGGATGGTAGTAGGGCATTATTTGTTTGGAGCAGTTGTTATTGTTTTTTCGAATATGAATAAGAGCTAAGCCAGCAACCTTAAAGTTGCTGGTTTTTATTTTGCTATTTATAATGAAGAAACAAATTTTTAATAGAGAGTAGTGGGCGTTATGAGATGGAAAGAGGGAACGTTTGAAAAAATAGACACGAATGACTCATCTGTTGAGCAACTTATAAACACGTTTAAGGAACAAAACTTAATTGGTGGAGCAATAATAAGCTGTTTTAAAGTGCATAACGAAAATTTTTTTAAAGAAATACCACATTCGAAAGATGGATATGAGCACTTCTTTAGAAGAATCTTCAACTCTTTAGACATAATCAATAACTTAGAAGAGTTAAAAATACATACATCAGACAAATATAAGTTTCGTTTTAAAGAGCAGCTGGCAGTTATGCTTGATGGTAGCATTGCTGCGCAAATTTTGTGGGGCGGAGCATATGAAGGGTTTAAGGAACGACCAGTTATCGCAAAACAATTAGCAGTCAATGTATGTCAATATATGTTCCAAGATCGATACGAAGATATTAAAGTGTTCGAAAGCTATCGCCCTTGGACAGATTGGTTTTACGATGTTGCGTGGGATGTTACTTGGATGGTGTTAGATAGTAGGGAACAGAAAATGTGGTTCATTTGTGCTACGGATACAGATTGATAGAAGGGGGACCTTGTAGGAATGCTGCAAGGCCCTTTATCTTTTGGAAATTAATAGAAAACGAATCATATAAATGCTATACTAAAAAATGTTTGTAATGTCAGTTTCATAATATTGTATGATGCTGACTTACTAGAAAAGATAAGAGGAGAATGAGCGTGCAAAAGATAAAGAGATTATTGCTATTAATGATGGTAGTAGGATTAACAGCAGGTGTTTTAGCAGGGTGTGCAAATCCGAAAGATACTACAGAAGAATTTTTAACAGCGATACAAAAAGGTGATGTAGAAAAGGCTCGTACATTTGTTGAGAGTGACAAGGAATTTAATAAACTAAATGAAAAAACAGATGATGCTGAGGCAAAAGCAATGCTAAGTGCAATTACAAAGAACTTTAAATTTGAAAAGATAGAAGAAGTATCGAAAAAGGATGACAAAGCAGAAGTGAAAGTGAAAATTACATCTGCTGATCTATCCGTTGCTGTAACAAAAGCAGTGGGAGAAGTTATGCCAATGGCTTTCGCTAGCGCATTTAGCGAAGACAAAGAACAATCTGAAAAAGCGATCGAAAAAACAATGACCTCAACTATCATCAAAAACTTAACGGATAAAGATGCAGCAATGGCAACTCGCGAAGTTACATTGAACTTAAAGAAAGACAAAGATGGCGACTATAAAATCGTTGCTGACGATAACTTGAAAGAAGTATTGTTTGCCAATGCAAAGTCTTTGGAGAAGATGTTTGGTGGGAAGTAATTGAATGAGATAAAAAAGAGACACCATATCACGTAGAAGGTTGATATGGTGTCTCTTTTTTATGAACCTGGAGAGGTTTGAACTCACGAAATTAATTATATAAATTAGATATTGTGTTTTTGGAATTCAAGACATAAAGCTAGTTGTAACAGAGGAGGTACTGTATTCTATGTTTTCTTATGCGGATCCTGTAACGTAGAAAGGTAAAATTTCTGGACCAGATTTTAATTAGTGTTCCTTCAGCTTTAATGAGGAGGTGTACGAAGATGTTGTGACTATGCCTGCTGGATACTATTAATTGTGAAGTTAAATAAGACAACAATTTATTAGAGGAAGATTAGTTAGTTTAAGTATCAGATTTAGGTGTTTAACAGGGGTACTAATTAATTTCAGTTCTTCCATGAAAAATTATAGAAAAAGTATGGATAAACAAATTCTTGTTTTAAGTGAATTTTGTAAATGTGGGGGCTGCTTTAAATAAAGATGGTCAAACACTATGTAAATAATTGAGAGTATTAAAATATGCAGAATTGCATATTAAATATTTAAAATCTTATGCTAACCTTATAATGCGAAATATAACATTTGTTGGTAATGATTCATTTTTGAAAGATAAAAAATGAATCATTACAGTGGTATACAATTCACTGTCCTATAGCATAAACGATAATAACGAAAGCTATTTGAAGTCCATTGAAGGAAATAAGTTATTAAAAAAGATTCCATATAGGGAATTTGTTGAAAATTCAGATTCTACAAATGTCATCTTATTTTTAATGTCTTATAAGAGTGACGCCATTAGAGGGCAAAATATTGTAGTTGACTATGGATATACAATTGTATAAATAAATCATCTTGAGAATTAAGGGTGTGGATAATGAGTTTACTAATTAAAGATTTAACAAAGAAATTTGACGAGCATGTTGCAGTGAATAATTTGAATATCGAGATACCAAAAGGTGAAATATTTGGATTCTTGGGCGGGAATGGAGCAGGTAAAACGACTACATTTCGAATGATACTTGGCCTTTTATCGAAATCAAGCGGAACCATTTCATGGAATGGTAAGCCTATAAATTATGATGTAACGGATAAGATTGGGTATTTACCCGAAGAACGTGGGCTTTATGCGAAAATGACTGTCAAAGAACAAGTTAATTTTTTTGCAAAATTAAAGAACATGAAAAGTAAAGATGCAGAAAAAGAACTTCACTATTGGCTGGAGCGTTTTAATATTACTGAGCATCTGAACAAAAAGGTAGGAGAACTTTCTAAAGGGAATCAGCAAAAAATTCAGCTGATAACAGCGATTATACATAAGCCTGAACTTTTAATTTTAGATGAACCATTTAGTGGTTTAGATCCAGTAAATGTTGAAATGTTAAAAGAAGCTGTTCTTGATATGCAAAAACAAGGGGCGTCGATACTTTTTAGTTCACATCGTATGGAACATGTGGAAGAGTTATGCCAACACATTTGTATCATGCACAAAGGAGTACCTGTTGTTCAAGGAGATATTGCCAAAATTAAAAGTGACTTTGGTAAAAAGAATGTTGTAATCGTTGGCGATCATGACTTTGATCATTTGAAAGAAATAAAAGGTGTAGAAAGTATGAAGAAACGTAAAAATGCAGTTACTCTTAAAATTTCATATGAAGAAGTTTCGCATGTTTTATTTAAAGAGATAACGAAATTAGGTTTTGTTAAAAAATTCGCAGTAGAAGAACCTACATTAAATGACATCTTTATTGAGAAAGTAGGTGCACAGCATGAATAGTTTCTGGACGATTTTTTTACAAAACTATAAATCTAAGGTAAAAGCTACATCATATATTGTTATTACAATCATGATTTCTATGTTAATTATAGGAATGATGAATTTTGAAAAAATTTATAACTATTTTGTAGGTAACGAGGAAGAGCAAGTTGTCGTTGTTACAGAAAAAGAAGAATTATATACAACAATTCAACAAGTGTTTAAAAATGTCGATAGTAAGATACATGTTAAACATAGTACGGATAAACAAAAAGCAGAATCAGGTGTTAAAGATGGTAATTATACATATGCAATCGTTGTAGAGGAATTGGATAATAAGCAACTA includes:
- a CDS encoding ABC transporter ATP-binding protein, coding for MSLLIKDLTKKFDEHVAVNNLNIEIPKGEIFGFLGGNGAGKTTTFRMILGLLSKSSGTISWNGKPINYDVTDKIGYLPEERGLYAKMTVKEQVNFFAKLKNMKSKDAEKELHYWLERFNITEHLNKKVGELSKGNQQKIQLITAIIHKPELLILDEPFSGLDPVNVEMLKEAVLDMQKQGASILFSSHRMEHVEELCQHICIMHKGVPVVQGDIAKIKSDFGKKNVVIVGDHDFDHLKEIKGVESMKKRKNAVTLKISYEEVSHVLFKEITKLGFVKKFAVEEPTLNDIFIEKVGAQHE
- a CDS encoding DUF3976 domain-containing protein — translated: MQMMYAFGIGLVLFLAVFLFIRKDVQGGTLTKRGFYKMIGCLVVMFIAIIVMIVLISQSL
- a CDS encoding SDR family oxidoreductase, translating into MVYNSLSYSINDNNESYLKSIEGNKLLKKIPYREFVENSDSTNVILFLMSYKSDAIRGQNIVVDYGYTIV
- a CDS encoding helix-turn-helix transcriptional regulator, translated to MENKMVEYRKKFGLSQEKLAEKLGVSRQTIISIEKGKYDPSLPLAFEIAKTFQTTIEHVFIYEGKEEGE
- a CDS encoding DUF4878 domain-containing protein; this encodes MQKIKRLLLLMMVVGLTAGVLAGCANPKDTTEEFLTAIQKGDVEKARTFVESDKEFNKLNEKTDDAEAKAMLSAITKNFKFEKIEEVSKKDDKAEVKVKITSADLSVAVTKAVGEVMPMAFASAFSEDKEQSEKAIEKTMTSTIIKNLTDKDAAMATREVTLNLKKDKDGDYKIVADDNLKEVLFANAKSLEKMFGGK